Proteins encoded by one window of Nasonia vitripennis strain AsymCx chromosome 5, Nvit_psr_1.1, whole genome shotgun sequence:
- the LOC100679179 gene encoding diuretic hormone 44, which yields MSLVSLLATTTLITLATSTPMILAEDVAAAGPFGGAGLRAKIPVDHDHFLLIMLLNRRDFGVKSKPPLDETGGEYITSLDSDMSSSGGGGGFDTGGIAVSDLTRGKRIGSLSVVNSVDVLRERVLLELARRKAMENQQQLGENQYVFKSVGKRSGGFSYRDHRIARKKRLQYQLMNRQQQPERLLAQ from the exons ATGAGCCTAGTTAGCCTGCTGGCGACGACGACCCTAATCACCCTGGCCACTTCGACGCCGATGATTCTGGCGGAGGACGTAGCAGCCGCCGGCCCCTTCGGCGGCGCTGGTCTGAGGGCCAAGATCCCCGTCGATCACGACCACTTTCTCCTCATCATGCTGCTCAATCGCAGGGACTTTGGCGTGAAG AGCAAACCACCCCTGGACGAAACCGGCGGCGAGTACATAACCAGTCTCGACTCGGACATGAGCAGCAGCGGTGGAGGCGGTGGCTTCGACACGGGTGGCATCGCCGTGAGCGACTTGACGCGCGGCAAGCGCATCGGCTCGCTCTCGGTCGTCAACTCGGTGGACGTGCTTCGCGAGCGGGTCCTGCTGGAGCTGGCCCGGCGCAAGGCGATGGAGAACCAGCAGCAGCTGGGCGAGAACCAGTACGTCTTCAAATCGGTGGGCAAGCGCTCGGGTGGATTCTCGTACCGCGACCACAGAATAGCCCGCAAGAAGAGGCTGCAGTATCAGCTGATGAACCGTCAGCAACAGCCCGAGAGGCTTCTCGCTCAGTGA
- the LOC100119746 gene encoding calmodulin isoform X2 yields the protein MADQLTEEQIAEFKEAFSLFDKDGDGTITTKELGTVMRSLGQNPTEAELQDMINEVDADGNGTIDFPEFLTMMARKMKDTDSEEEIREAFRVFDKDGNGFISAAELRHVMTNLGEKLTDEEVDEMIREADIDGDGQVNYEEFVTMMTSK from the exons ATG GCTGACCAACTGACGGAAGAGCAGATCGCCGAGTTCAAGGAGGCGTTCTCGCTGTTCGACAAGGACGGCGACGGCACCATCACCACCAAGGAGTTGGGCACGGTCATGCGCTCCCTCGGACAGAACCCCACAGAGGCCGAGCTCCAGGACATGATCAACGAGGTCGACGCCGATG GTAACGGCACGATCGACTTCCCCGAGTTCTTGACCATGATGGCGCGCAAGATGAAGGACACGGACAGCGAGGAGGAGATCAGGGAGGCCTTCAGGGTGTTCGACAAGGACGGCAACGGTTTCATCTCCGCGGCCGAGCTCCGACACGTCATGACAAACCTCGGCGAGAAGCTCACCGACGAGGAGGTCGATGAAATGATCCGGGAGGCGGACATCGACGGCGACGGTCAGGTTAATTACGAAG AATTCGTCACAATGATGACATCAAAGTGA